One Devosia lacusdianchii genomic window carries:
- a CDS encoding pyridoxal phosphate-dependent aminotransferase, with protein sequence MSELHANRLADRVKLKDAHIITRMADIAEGLTDVIKLGRGDPDLDTPAHIVEAGRDALARGETHYGHPLGLPALRKAIAENIKTHGGADYALDEIVVTPGGQHAMFVIALALLNPGDEILVPCPGYNPYGQAAEMAEATVVNIRMSMETNFTLTADMVKAAITPKSKVLVLINPNNPTGTVTAPDEVEKIAKLAIEHDLIVISDEIYARLTYGNQRIQPVASLPGMRERTITLSGFSKAYAMTGWRIGYFAGPRELIVAMAEINHAFAISVASVSQHAALAALTGPQDCVEQMRLTYDERRKALCEGLDALRIPYAEPQGAFYVYANVAAIGVPASVFCERMLAEGRVLMYPGTVYGDYTDDFVRMSLTQPVDRIREAMVRIQSVVNTIRAERNAPAA encoded by the coding sequence ATGTCTGAATTACACGCCAACCGATTGGCGGACCGCGTCAAACTCAAGGACGCACACATCATCACCCGCATGGCTGATATTGCCGAGGGACTAACCGACGTCATCAAGCTTGGTCGGGGCGACCCGGACCTCGATACGCCCGCCCATATCGTCGAGGCGGGCCGGGATGCGCTGGCGCGCGGCGAGACCCACTATGGCCATCCGCTCGGTCTGCCCGCATTGCGCAAGGCTATTGCCGAGAACATCAAGACCCATGGCGGCGCCGACTACGCGCTCGATGAGATCGTGGTCACCCCTGGCGGCCAGCACGCCATGTTCGTCATCGCCCTGGCGCTGCTCAATCCTGGCGACGAAATCCTCGTCCCGTGCCCGGGCTACAATCCATACGGTCAGGCCGCCGAAATGGCGGAGGCCACGGTCGTCAACATCCGCATGAGCATGGAAACCAACTTCACGCTCACCGCCGACATGGTCAAGGCGGCCATCACGCCCAAGTCCAAGGTCTTGGTGCTGATCAACCCCAACAACCCGACGGGCACGGTGACCGCGCCCGACGAAGTGGAGAAGATTGCCAAGCTGGCCATCGAGCACGATCTGATCGTCATTTCCGACGAGATCTATGCGCGCCTGACTTACGGCAACCAGCGTATCCAGCCGGTAGCGTCACTGCCGGGAATGCGCGAGCGTACTATTACTCTATCGGGCTTCTCCAAGGCCTACGCCATGACGGGCTGGCGCATCGGCTATTTCGCCGGCCCGCGCGAGCTGATCGTGGCAATGGCGGAGATCAACCACGCCTTCGCTATCTCGGTCGCGTCCGTCAGCCAGCATGCCGCGCTCGCGGCGCTGACCGGTCCCCAGGACTGCGTCGAGCAAATGCGGCTCACCTACGACGAGCGGCGAAAGGCCCTGTGCGAAGGTCTGGACGCACTGCGCATTCCTTATGCCGAGCCGCAGGGTGCCTTCTACGTTTACGCCAACGTCGCCGCGATCGGCGTTCCCGCCAGCGTGTTCTGCGAGCGCATGCTCGCTGAGGGCAGGGTGCTGATGTACCCCGGCACCGTCTATGGCGACTACACGGACGACTTCGTTCGCATGTCGCTCACGCAGCCGGTCGACCGCATCCGCGAGGCCATGGTTCGCATCCAATCCGTCGTCAACACCATCCGCGCCGAGCGCAACGCGCCGGCAGCCTAA
- a CDS encoding carboxypeptidase M32, producing the protein MSYAQLMESVGKVNDLLNTQSILSWDARTMMPHGGHETRGKQLATLSVLTRDLLVSTETRSQLDKAEAEVAALPDGAVEKVMVAQVREAIDYHLAIPAELTRKRAELGSNGHAVWAKARAESDFSQFIPILEQTVALNREMAECIGYSAHPYDALMYRFEPGETVASLKPLFARLREALMPLVKAIGEREQPRFDFLERHYPVDQQHAFALAMSQKVGYDLNRGRLDTTLHPFEVSFTRNDVRITTRFNPNYMAASLFGALHEAGHALYEQGVNPAYTRTPFATDLVGLYAVGGVSFGAHESQSRLWENHVGRSREFWEVNFPEAQKFYPDQLSDVTAEEFFRAVNRCKPGFIRVEADELTYDFHVMLRTDIEAGLIDGSLAVKDLPEVWNAKIKEYLGLDVPNDANGVLQDVHWSSGQIGTFCNYTIGNVMAGQLFETASKDAAIANGLSTGDYEPLRAYMIENVHQHGRRYMRDELLVKATGRKLDPEPYIAHLTAKYSELYNL; encoded by the coding sequence ATGAGTTACGCGCAGCTTATGGAAAGTGTGGGCAAGGTGAACGACCTTCTCAACACGCAGTCGATCCTGAGCTGGGATGCTCGCACCATGATGCCGCATGGCGGTCATGAGACGCGCGGCAAGCAGTTGGCGACGCTGTCGGTTTTGACGCGGGACCTTCTCGTTTCTACCGAAACCCGCAGCCAGCTCGACAAGGCCGAGGCGGAAGTTGCCGCCCTGCCCGACGGCGCTGTGGAAAAAGTCATGGTTGCCCAGGTGCGTGAAGCCATCGACTATCACCTGGCCATTCCCGCCGAACTTACTCGCAAGCGAGCGGAGCTGGGCTCCAACGGTCATGCCGTCTGGGCCAAGGCGCGCGCAGAGAGCGACTTCAGCCAGTTCATCCCGATCCTCGAGCAGACGGTCGCGCTCAATCGCGAAATGGCCGAGTGCATTGGCTACAGCGCCCATCCCTATGACGCGTTGATGTATCGCTTCGAACCGGGCGAAACGGTCGCCAGTCTCAAGCCCCTCTTTGCCCGCCTACGCGAAGCGCTCATGCCGCTGGTCAAAGCAATCGGGGAAAGAGAGCAGCCGCGATTCGACTTCCTGGAACGCCACTATCCTGTCGACCAGCAGCACGCGTTTGCCTTGGCGATGTCGCAGAAGGTTGGCTACGACCTCAATCGCGGGCGCCTCGATACCACGCTGCATCCGTTCGAGGTGTCGTTCACGCGCAATGACGTACGCATCACCACCCGCTTCAACCCCAACTACATGGCAGCCAGCCTCTTCGGGGCGCTGCATGAAGCGGGTCACGCCCTCTACGAACAAGGCGTCAATCCTGCCTATACCCGGACACCCTTCGCTACCGATCTGGTCGGTCTCTATGCGGTCGGCGGCGTCAGCTTCGGTGCGCACGAGTCGCAGTCGCGCCTGTGGGAAAACCACGTCGGGCGGAGCCGCGAATTCTGGGAGGTGAACTTCCCCGAAGCCCAGAAATTCTATCCAGACCAGTTATCGGACGTGACGGCGGAAGAGTTCTTCCGTGCGGTCAACCGGTGCAAGCCAGGCTTTATCCGCGTCGAAGCCGATGAGCTGACCTACGACTTCCACGTCATGCTGCGCACCGACATCGAGGCTGGCCTCATCGACGGTTCGCTGGCGGTAAAGGACCTGCCGGAGGTTTGGAACGCCAAGATCAAGGAATACCTGGGTCTCGACGTGCCAAACGACGCCAACGGGGTGCTGCAGGACGTTCACTGGTCTTCGGGCCAGATCGGTACCTTTTGCAACTATACCATCGGCAATGTGATGGCCGGCCAGCTGTTCGAGACGGCCAGCAAGGACGCCGCCATCGCCAATGGCCTGTCCACCGGCGATTACGAGCCGCTGCGTGCGTACATGATTGAGAATGTCCACCAGCACGGTCGTCGCTACATGCGCGACGAACTGCTGGTCAAGGCAACGGGCCGCAAGCTCGATCCAGAGCCCTATATCGCCCACCTCACCGCAAAATACAGCGAACTTTACAACCTCTAG
- a CDS encoding DUF4438 domain-containing protein, with product MSTDLGAMTSNSEALVAMAVCGFVSTPSLRPGHYTHYPDGKGVILPGMFGVTYNAHVGDRAFGWAGDHVEPGVSIAHPDEKSDMALHYLSCVGNEATVMTGLAKGAKGVVTGEHARLLVAFSPEVDELLNIGDQIQIEAVGRGIALDDFPLVEFKKTSPKLLQALRLTRTANGALKLPVAIELPIEIMGSGAELNSEYVDQDLMSGDRQLMADLGVDQMRLGDIIAIRHADHHFGRSYREGAVSIAICIHGDSIMTGHGPGIMTIMSCAEGGIEFELDPTANISNYFQIGAAK from the coding sequence ATGAGCACCGATCTCGGGGCGATGACCTCGAATTCCGAGGCCCTTGTGGCCATGGCCGTATGCGGCTTTGTCAGCACCCCGAGCCTGCGTCCGGGCCATTACACGCACTATCCCGATGGGAAGGGCGTGATCCTGCCCGGCATGTTTGGCGTGACCTACAATGCCCATGTCGGCGACCGCGCCTTCGGTTGGGCAGGCGACCATGTCGAGCCCGGCGTCTCTATCGCCCACCCGGACGAAAAGTCCGACATGGCGCTGCATTACCTGAGCTGTGTCGGCAATGAAGCGACCGTCATGACGGGCCTTGCCAAGGGCGCCAAAGGCGTGGTGACCGGAGAACACGCCCGCCTGCTGGTGGCGTTCTCCCCCGAAGTGGACGAACTGCTGAACATCGGCGACCAGATCCAGATTGAAGCTGTCGGCCGCGGCATTGCCCTCGATGATTTTCCTCTTGTCGAATTCAAGAAGACCAGCCCGAAGCTGCTCCAGGCACTGCGCCTGACCCGAACCGCCAATGGGGCGCTGAAGCTACCTGTGGCGATCGAACTCCCCATCGAGATCATGGGTTCGGGCGCCGAGCTCAATTCGGAATATGTCGATCAGGATCTGATGAGCGGCGACCGCCAGCTGATGGCGGACCTCGGAGTCGACCAGATGCGGCTCGGGGACATCATCGCCATCCGCCATGCCGACCATCACTTTGGCCGATCCTATCGCGAGGGCGCCGTTTCGATCGCCATCTGCATCCATGGCGACTCGATCATGACCGGCCACGGCCCCGGCATCATGACGATCATGAGCTGCGCAGAAGGCGGGATCGAGTTCGAGCTCGATCCGACCGCCAATATTTCCAACTACTTCCAGATCGGAGCCGCCAAATGA
- a CDS encoding DUF4438 domain-containing protein, whose translation MTVSFNEADLVAVSVGGVIAHPGFPGLPAEPYRLAADGTPFLLPAWGGIVYNVSVGDRAFGWAADCIHPGVSIRGTDDLKNRGLNVFACLGNTATVMTGQAQGAKGVVTGKSGRFSEQVIIHFPKEMRRKMAVGDQILVKSHGTGISIAGHEAISCKGLSPDLLKVLPHKVEDGVLKFGTVATVPAFLVGAGAGLTSEGGSLHMQSTDWAALEEAGLDQLKLGDIVAIENTDSRYNHGYLRGAMSIGIVGQTDGPRSGYGPGMTVIMTAPMGELGAYTDASANIAALLKLEA comes from the coding sequence ATGACCGTCAGTTTCAACGAAGCCGATCTCGTTGCCGTTTCGGTCGGTGGCGTCATTGCTCATCCCGGCTTTCCCGGCCTGCCGGCCGAACCATATCGCCTTGCTGCAGACGGCACGCCCTTCCTGCTGCCCGCATGGGGCGGCATCGTCTACAATGTGTCGGTGGGCGATCGCGCCTTTGGCTGGGCTGCCGACTGCATCCACCCGGGCGTTTCGATCCGCGGCACCGACGACCTGAAGAATCGTGGCCTCAACGTCTTCGCTTGCCTGGGCAATACCGCGACGGTGATGACCGGCCAGGCGCAGGGCGCCAAGGGCGTGGTGACGGGCAAGTCCGGCCGCTTTTCCGAGCAGGTGATCATCCACTTCCCGAAAGAAATGCGGAGGAAGATGGCCGTTGGCGACCAGATACTGGTCAAATCCCATGGCACCGGCATCAGCATCGCAGGCCACGAAGCCATCAGCTGCAAGGGCCTGTCGCCTGATCTGTTGAAGGTGCTGCCCCACAAGGTTGAGGATGGCGTGCTGAAGTTTGGCACGGTTGCGACGGTGCCCGCCTTCCTCGTCGGCGCAGGCGCTGGCCTGACCAGCGAGGGCGGCAGTCTGCACATGCAGTCCACCGATTGGGCGGCGCTTGAGGAAGCCGGTCTGGACCAGCTCAAGCTGGGCGACATCGTGGCGATCGAGAACACTGACAGCCGCTACAACCACGGTTACCTGCGCGGGGCGATGAGCATTGGCATCGTTGGCCAGACCGACGGGCCTCGCTCCGGCTACGGCCCTGGCATGACGGTGATCATGACCGCTCCAATGGGCGAACTTGGCGCCTATACGGACGCCTCCGCCAATATCGCCGCGCTTCTCAAGCTCGAGGCATAG